A section of the Acropora muricata isolate sample 2 chromosome 4, ASM3666990v1, whole genome shotgun sequence genome encodes:
- the LOC136912794 gene encoding spermatogenesis-associated protein 24-like isoform X2 — translation MEFTSDDSEPSYAIVNKQLQDVIRFQHTVIARMKAKMSRTDDRVSRDEYDKLVRELEEEKLNHVRTKAKLASESEKLQFALGEIDILNKQIQREKATFENVYGQVKTKAMEENQEKKQFLTKCQAMEELCSKQDDILTTKDAKIKELKQRLMRQKQVHQQQLSDLDIHRQQEQYINYSTQKSPVNPKSRTHLKRVSFR, via the exons ATGGAGTTCACATCAGATGACTCCGAGCCTTCTTACGCAATTGTAAACAAACAACTTCAAGATGTTATACGGTTTCAACATACGGTCATAGCGAGGATGAAAGCTAAG ATGTCAAGAACAGATGATCGTGTGTCACGGGATGAATATGATAAATTGGTCAGGGAGCTTGAA GAGGAAAAACTGAACCATGTACGGACAAAAGCTAAACTTGCTAGTGAAAGTGAAAAATTACAGTTTGCTCTTGGTGAAATAGACATTTTAAACAAGCAAATTCAGAGAGAAAAGGCAACTTTTGAAAATGT GTATGGTCAAGTTAAAACCAAGGCAATggaagaaaatcaagaaaagaagCAATTCTTGACAAAATGCCAAG CTATGGAGGAGCTTTGTTCAAAACAAGATGATATATTAACAACAAAAGATGCAAAAATTAAGGAGTTGAAGCAGCGCCTCATGCGACAGAAACAAGTTCATCAACAGCAGCTTTCAGATTTGGATATTCATCGTCAGCAAGAGCAGTACATCAACTACAGCACACAAAAAAGCCCAGTGAACCCCAAAAGCAGGACTCACCTAAAACGGGTGTCCTTTAGATAA
- the LOC136912794 gene encoding spermatogenesis-associated protein 24-like isoform X1, translated as MTSHFRCEKHSGSCFAVCRCWKVQALLFCIVLRCLLEGSSFIAVWSMSRTDDRVSRDEYDKLVRELEEEKLNHVRTKAKLASESEKLQFALGEIDILNKQIQREKATFENVYGQVKTKAMEENQEKKQFLTKCQAMEELCSKQDDILTTKDAKIKELKQRLMRQKQVHQQQLSDLDIHRQQEQYINYSTQKSPVNPKSRTHLKRVSFR; from the exons atgacgtCACACTTTCGTTGCGAAAAACATTCTGGctcgtgcttcgctgtttgtcggtgttggaaggttcaagctttattattctgcatcgtgcttcgctgtttgttggaaggttcaagctttattgctgtttggtcg ATGTCAAGAACAGATGATCGTGTGTCACGGGATGAATATGATAAATTGGTCAGGGAGCTTGAA GAGGAAAAACTGAACCATGTACGGACAAAAGCTAAACTTGCTAGTGAAAGTGAAAAATTACAGTTTGCTCTTGGTGAAATAGACATTTTAAACAAGCAAATTCAGAGAGAAAAGGCAACTTTTGAAAATGT GTATGGTCAAGTTAAAACCAAGGCAATggaagaaaatcaagaaaagaagCAATTCTTGACAAAATGCCAAG CTATGGAGGAGCTTTGTTCAAAACAAGATGATATATTAACAACAAAAGATGCAAAAATTAAGGAGTTGAAGCAGCGCCTCATGCGACAGAAACAAGTTCATCAACAGCAGCTTTCAGATTTGGATATTCATCGTCAGCAAGAGCAGTACATCAACTACAGCACACAAAAAAGCCCAGTGAACCCCAAAAGCAGGACTCACCTAAAACGGGTGTCCTTTAGATAA